The genomic window CTCGGAACAATTCCCGTACCAATTTTGGACCATCACCCTGAAAtacaaattagaaaatttaatacatttatcatAATAATGGATTGTAAACTGTGCTATATTTCAATgtagcaaaatattttaattagaattgTTAACTAAGTTGttaaagattaataaataataaatatatacaaattcaGATTACCAAGTATTTCTGGATAAGTTCAGATCCAACAACACGAAGGAATGTAGCTGAAGTTTGATTAGCAACAGCCTTTGCTAGCAAAGTCTTTCCTGTTCCTGGTGGACCATACAAAATAACACCTTTTGGTGGTTTGATACCCATTTCCTCATAATACTCTGGATGAGTCAGGGGCAGCTCCACAGACTCctaacaaaacacaaaaaaaaaacattaaaatctcTTTTATGTATTAGATTAAATAGGAATTgatacatttgttttaaatgtatatattatactagcagatacattttacaaaataaatctgtttagatttaatatataaactgttacatattaaatagtttgctatatattatatataaacaattgaatttaataacaGATATAATAATGCATTAAACCCAAGAGCCAAATAATTCAATACCACATAGAAAGAGAAAAAATGCCACATAAGCACATTTTACATctcaattttctttaatttaataacttaggTTGGCTCACTACTATAATAACTATTAACATTCTTTTATACACAAAATCAGAAAATGCAGAGTGCATTCAGGGATgctctaaaaaaattactattgtCTGTCTAATGTACTGTACCTTTATTTCTTGAATTTGTATATCAAGACCTCCAATGTCAGCATAAGTTTCCTGAGGTGCTTTCTCCAGCTTCATCACAGACACCATGGGGTCTGTGTCATCACCCAACACACCCACTACAGCATGaacctaaaattaaataaacaaatttaccTTACTTGAAAGGTATATGGTGAATATGATCACATTTCAGATATAActatacaatacatatatatatatatatgtcaatataatattatttattgagcagttaatgtaatgtatgtttaaaagcatataagtaaaatcataaaaacaaGTTATATACTCTTTATATATTGTGTGTGGGTTTAAAGATTAAACGAGagctaattatttaacaactaATTACCATACCTTGTGATTCAATAATACAGAGCAGCCAGGTTCCAACTGATCTTTGTCAACAAATGACAAAATGCTAACATAGTGTTCACTGCCAACAGATGTAGACACAATAGCATGATTGTCATCGATGATCTCCTCTAAGTTACCAACTGACATAGGTGTTCCTCTTAGGTCATCAACCTTATAGTGAAAACAAATGTATGTAATTAGGCATATCATGaacattttagttaaaacaaaatctgtgattataaatactttaaagtAACAATTTATACAGAATATAAGTTACTTatgaaaaatacttttcaatTACCTTTGATCTTTCTTCCTCAATTTTTTCTTCTTGAGGCTTAAGTCGTTCTTGGTTACGAATGAACTCTTCCTCCATCAATAGATAATCTTTAATTCTTTctagttttaaaagttttagccTACACCGCGTATGCGGAGTAACTTGTGGTAGCTTTAGTGCGGCATCAGGACCCTTAGCTTTACGCTTCTTTTTTCCAACTCTTGTAGGAATTGGAGGCTCATACTTCTTCTTTTTGTCTTTATCATCCTTTTTATCACCACCGCTTCCACCTCCAGATTGGTTTTGACCCTGATACAAAGAAAGAactaaataagtataataatatgtactgtAGATCTAAATGCGGAATGcatattcattaataatttattgattttcatatttaaaacgtACCATATTCCTTTATAACAATACTGTTAACTTTGTTTTTCTTGTTcctcttatttattttctcttaaTGTTCACAATCCATGAGAAATTAAAATGCTGACATTTCCATTTTGACAGTGGTACCATTACCAAGCGaaaagtacttttttaaaAGTGTACGTAGATACGAGGTTTTTCGAATTTTCGTACTACTTTTCTGCTCATAGTTGTCTTTTTAATCTgtgatttatttacatttaattatttttaaatagtgacATGATGGCAGTATTtcatgaaattatattttatataaaaataaataaaattgacaccattcaattttattgtCTGCAGATTGCACGTGTACGTAACGATCGATGGTTATAAGTTGTCATTaccattaaattaatgaataccAGCGAACTGTCGTTTGTCAGAGTTTAAGGGTTAACTGTCAAAAAGAATTATACGTGGTGGACGTGGTgactgtttttaattttactttcattaaataatttcgatAACCTGCTTAGAAgttagtaaaatttaatatagagAAATGAAATGTAAtcaaaaacttataaatttcTATATGCTTTATAAGTGCAAAACTAtcgtataaaattaagaaaatttgaaaaatttgtattcACAATGGTTCTCGCAGACTTAGGTCGTAAAATAACTACTGCTTTGCAGTCCCTTAGTAGAGCAACCATCATCAATGAAGAGGTACACTTTAgagtttataaatgtttttatttttattatctctacttttacttaaataaatacaattttcctTGCAGGTTTTGAATTCTATGCTAAAGCAGATTTGCGCTGCACTCTTAGAAGCTGATGTTAATATTCGTCTAGTAAAAAACTTACGTGAAAATGTCCGTGCTGTTATTGACTTTGATGAAATGGCAGGGGGTCTTAACAAGAGACGGATGATACAGTCAGCAGTATTTAAAGAGCTAGTTAAGGTATTAATAAGTACCATATtgcaacaataaaattatactataATGTAACTTTTGAGTTTAGAGTTAGAGTGActaagttatattaaatagcaGTTATTTACAGTTAGTGGATCCTGGAGTAAAACCGTATCAACCTGTCAAAGGCAAgccaaatataataatgtttgttGGTTTGCAAGGGTCTGGTAAAACAACAACATGTACAAAATTAGCATATCATTACTTGAGAAAAAATTGGAAATCATGTCTTGTTTGTGCTGATACATTCAGAGCTGGTGCTTATGATCAAGTTAAGCAGAATTGTACTAAAGCAAGAATACCATTTTATGGAAGGTCtgtagtttgttttattaacatgGTTAAAGTTCAGTAtgtactttttattgtttactcCAATGCTTTAGCATGTTCCTTAGtaaattttagtattataaatagaaactgttttaaatgtatctGAAAAAATTAGGAGTAGTTAGCTCAACAAAAGACCAAAGTATTGTAAGATAATTAAAGGCtttaaaaactcaaaaattatAGTTTGCTTGTACAGTGCATCAAGGTCAGAAGCTGTGATtataatatacacataaatagaTTGGATGACTGTCAAAGCTGTAAGTGTCCTAAGGCCTAACAGCCTCTTTtagatttaagtttttctAGACacatctaattttttttttcagttacaCAGAAGTTGATCCAGTAGTGATTGCATCAACTGGAGTTGACATGTTCAAGAAGGAAGGATTCGAAATGATTATTGTGGACACTAGTGGAAGGCATAAACAGGAAGAGTCATTGTTTGAGGAAATGTTGGCTGTTGCAAATGCTATTGTAAGTTATTGGTTGGTTTGGCATCTCTTAACTCTGAGGTTGGGTTTTGAAACCCCAGCTGtgcaaaaacaaatttttctcTTTATGTGCACTATAATAAACAATGTGTGTGAggatcataaaaaaaatctggaaGCATTATTTTGACTaacaatattcatatattatgtcatccatagttgtaattttgttgtaatattatctttattgtCTTGTAGAAAccagataatattatatttgtgatGGATGCAACAATCGGTCAGGCTTGTGAAGCCCAAGCTAAAGCTTTCAAAGAAAAAGTTGACATTGGTTCTGTTATTATTACAAAGTTAGATGGTCACGCAAAAGGTGGTGGTGCCCTCTCAgcgtaagtaaattttcagaTTACAGAGAATCAGATTAAcaaataagttattaattGTATGAGTTAAGTGGCTGCACCAAACCAAAAACAGAAATCATTGGAAGTAAATGGAGGAAACTTACCCATGATGGAATTTAAACTAATTACAATTATCAACACTATTAGCAGTATTAACCTTATCAAAGTCAGTTTCTAATACTACTAGCTCATAAAtagtaaaacataaattaccTTTGTTGATTTAAGAGTAAGGGCACAATTCTATAAAAaggttatattattgtatgagTTAatcaaattactttttatttcagaGTGGCTGCAACAGAGAGTCCTATAATTTTCATAGGTACAGGAGAACATATTGATGACCTAGAaccttttaaaactaaacccTTCATTAACAAACTATTGGGTATGGGGGATATTGAAGGGCTACTGGACAaagtaaatgaattaaaacttgATGACAATGATGATCTTCTAGAAAAACTTAAACATGGGCAGTTCACATTAAGAGCTATGTATGAACAGTTccaaaatataatgaaaatgggaCCCTTTTCACAAATAATGgttagaattttttatattccttatATTATGCACTCGGAGTACAGAGAAATGACTATCTATATATTActcttttcatttatttcaggGCATGATACCAGGATTCTCACAAGATCTAATGTCCAAAGGTAGTGAACAAGAGTCAATGGCGAAACTCAAACGTTTAATGACCATAATGGACTCAATGAATGAAGGTGAACTAGATCATCGTGATGGAGCAAAACTTTTCTCAAAACAACCCACCCGTATAACTCGTGTAGCTCAAGGGTCAGGTGTCACCGAACGAGATGTTAAGGATTTAATAGCACAATACACTAAATTTGCAGCTGTAGTAAAGAAGATGGGTGGTATTAAGGGACTATTTAAAGGTGGTGATATGGCGAAGAATGTAAACCAAACTCAAATGGCGAAACTGAATCAGCAGATGGCAAAAATGATGGATCCACGTATTTTACAACAGATGGGGGGAATGTCTGGGCTGCATAACATGATGAGACAATTGCAACAGGGCTCAAGTGGCATGAACAACTTAATGGGTGGAAAGTGACAGTTATTTTAAGGTATCTGTAACATTTCCCAACATTGTTTTCatggtaataattatttaatgttaaaataattgtgtttttttaataacattaccAAGCAAATTacgtaaatttgaaaataataatttctagaaaaataatatttacaacaaaGCTACTTTCATTTTGATTAATACAACATGTTTGTCAAATAAGGTATCAATTGATTTCAAAATAAGGTATCAATTTGGGCTGCATGAAATGaagatatttcaataaatataacatttaaatgtgTCTATTAAGCCCTAAAGCCTGAGGGCTCAATTcatgtgtatgtatgtatgtatgtttgacCATTAAATTCTCAGAAACTATTTTAGTTGATTTCGGGGTTCGTtcgaaaatttgtttaaaataaacgagagattataaaagttaagtaaaaatgttgttttgacCGGCTTGTCATGAGCATTGACGAACCCGAAAAACTTTGCAGCGTTTCAAAGtaacgaaattaaaataaaaaatagaggaAAATCTTCAGAAAGAGATCCTCTACAAAATTGttcaaacataaatttttgataaaatcaaaagcaaaaaagttattaagcaaaaaaagaaattttcagtaatttttttcacttataaatttttggaattttggatttatgataaGAAGTCACACAGACATAATTGTATGCAAAGCaatttgctacaaaatatgtctttacaatttttttgtacgatggatagtttaggagatatagccaaaaacatgttttcaccccgttttccaagatggcggccggcGCAAAAGGGcgccaaccccacaaacttgggtttaagcttgtattgactCCCCGTACAtgtcccataaataaaattgcgtcgtTACAAATGTTCAGCccatgtaacatttcaatggactataccgagtatgtaaattatttcattttggaTTTGAATagtgttttcatttttaatagcGTGGCACAAATCTGTccatttttataagtattgaAATGAGTAGAACTTTTCTCATGTCTGCTGCAATACAAAGCtagtttgttaatattatatcacTAATTCCCTCgcagaatttattttttacttttgattTGAATAGCTTGCAATAAAGGGCATTATTGGAAACTGAATACAGCAGCCATTCTAATACATTTCATCGTTTTCTAAATGCCCCTAATAATTACCAGCAAAATTTCTTCCCGAAGAGTCACGGAATACTATACTGTTTAATGGGATTTTCTATTCAATGCTGGATCAAAGAAGTACCTTAAACTTTTGGCCAGTGTTCAGGATCATCTTTGGAAAAAGTTGGTATTAGTGACGATAGTTGTCTTGGCGTTGACAATGGCGTATCAGGGACAGGAACGGACGAAACTTGGGTGGCATCATCTTAACTTAAAGATAGATAAGCAATGACATAATATTTCTCGCATGAGTACCAGTATGAATAGTATCTATTTGTCTGAAGTCAGTTTAGATTTATCTTTCTATGAATAGTGatgttatataaatgaaataaataaatattttttgataatcaAACTCCGCCAACTAGTCTAAAACTAAGCAGGGCTAGTATTATGAGTACTAGACAAGTGACTTGCTTAAATGACGCATAAAAACTACTTATAtccttttttgttaaataaatatatgttatacataaacactaatttctttttcattgcTCCTTGTGAGAATCGAACCCATGACCTCCGGCAACATTtacttgtattaaataaaacggtCAAGTCACTATCCGCCACATCAAAACCGGTGCAGGGATTCGAAGAGTAAGAAAAAGAcacattttgttttcttttcttgttaTGTTGATTCCTATCTCTCATCGTTAAAACAATCAGTAACACACAAAGTGCGCACCTTGCACACACtgacgatttaaatttaaatgattgcTTAATTGTTTTGGCTCTCTCGTTCGATAAAATCGGGGAGTCCCCGTGGGCCGTGACCTCCCTTGTGTCGTACGCATCGCATCGGATTGCAAGGCTATCGTCCACGTATAGAATATAGACTACGACTATATTTTTTCTCATCTATCTCTTGCTTAAACAAACATGGATTGGCTGCACTTTGAAACCACGTTCTTTCAAGAAATCAACACAACATCCGAGATGTTGGAATAAAAgaattttgttgtgtttcaaTCCATAAAGACTCTTTTTCAACAAATATAGTCTTCCAAGTTCCAGGTTCAAATCATTCTAGCCTTCAGGTTGTTTCATATAAATCTCTTAATCACCATTCGCAGCAACAGTCAAAAGAGCAAATGGGCAAATTTGTTTGGTCGTAAAATTGCCTTATATTTATCAACAGGGTTTAACTCAACGCTAAATACTCAGATCAGACAGGGCGTAGCTGCCTTGTTGTCCAAGCTTGTCCATTGCCGTTTCCTAGACTTTCATGGGCGTTTATTAGCACTCTCGTGGCCACTTGGGTAACTGACTAGTCAAATTCTCAACGGTCCCTTGATTTTTAGATACTTACTAACATTCAACATCTGAATGAAAAACACATGAGGAATACCTCAAGCAGagtatcaaatattttacaaatttaaagaaGTTCCTTTCCCCATTCTTCTTTAAATATCTCCGAAACTATCTATCTTAAGAATTCTCTTCTGTACTTCCCTCCACAATATCCATCAGGCCATTCATACCAGATGGCGAACAAGTCATCTGGTATTACCATGGTATCCAATTTATTCCATCCAACTTGTAAATACGAAGTTTGCCGAACTCCATTGTCTTTAACTCTCGGGCCACCACAAGGCTCGTAACCACTTTAATCTAATAagtaaaggaaaaaataagTAGAGAACTACTGCCaaacaacataatatttttttatttgtataatcttACATAATCTGTGATCATAGATAACTAGTGACatatttctaaatcatcaGTCATCTGTGCATTGATGATCgaaaattgaaatttgaaaCTGAAAATTGAAATGtgatttaataacaaaacaggTACAgtataactattaaattttttattatatacagaaatatggttgcgttttaatatttgtatttttaaattaataattatatttaaggtTTGGACTGGTATATGTGAAactttaatgatttatttataccttAAAAGTAACCATAAAcatgaaaatcatatttactGTTATAAGTAGATTATTTCATCAAAATGTAAGTTTTCTTTCATTATTTAGCGGCCTATTTCCTATCGACTATGTGCAATTTTATATCATATTGCTTAACTTTTATATTGTGATTGTAGAgttcatataataatttaaaaagaccAATCCTCAAACGAAGAAAGTCCAGAATGGATGAGAATCTTAAGTGTCGGCAAAATCcagtagttattaaattggaCTCTCCAGAATTTAAGagcatttttaataaagaggTTCTGGATTTGAAATCTGTATTTGATAAATATGATTATGAGATTCGGATAGCTGGAGGTGCTGTAAGGTAATCAttgctaattttatattaatttactggATAGGTAAACCTCATATTAGTGAAAAAAATctcatataataatttttaattatagggATCTCCTGATGGGACAAAAAGCAAAAGATTTAGATTTTGCTACAACAGCAACACCTGATCAAATGAAAGAAATgtttacaaaagaaaatattagaaTGATAAATTTGAGTGGAGAAAAACATGGTACAATTACCCCAAGGATAAATGACAAAGAACATTTTGAAGTGACAACTCTAAGAATAGATATGGTAACAGATGGACGTCATGCAGAGGTTGAATTCACTAAAGATTGGAAATTGGATGCTAATCGTCGAGATCTTACTATTAACTCTATGTTTttaggtaattttatttacaatattaggatattatacaagtataataaactaaggagtttataatcaataaatatctgtaTTCATCTTATAAATAGCTTGTATACTGagttaatctatatatattcaatttgtctagacccaaa from Pieris napi chromosome 12, ilPieNapi1.2, whole genome shotgun sequence includes these protein-coding regions:
- the LOC125054423 gene encoding 26S proteasome regulatory subunit 4, which encodes MGQNQSGGGSGGDKKDDKDKKKKYEPPIPTRVGKKKRKAKGPDAALKLPQVTPHTRCRLKLLKLERIKDYLLMEEEFIRNQERLKPQEEKIEEERSKVDDLRGTPMSVGNLEEIIDDNHAIVSTSVGSEHYVSILSFVDKDQLEPGCSVLLNHKVHAVVGVLGDDTDPMVSVMKLEKAPQETYADIGGLDIQIQEIKESVELPLTHPEYYEEMGIKPPKGVILYGPPGTGKTLLAKAVANQTSATFLRVVGSELIQKYLGDGPKLVRELFRVAEEHAPSIVFIDEIDAVGTKRYDSNSGGEREIQRTMLELLNQLDGFDSRGDVKVIMATNRIETLDPALIRPGRIDRKIEFPLPDEKTKRRIFTIHTSRMTLATDVNLSELIMSKDDLSGADIKAICTEAGLMALRERRMKVTNEDFKKSKESVLYRKKEGTPEGLYL
- the LOC125054422 gene encoding signal recognition particle 54 kDa protein — its product is MVLADLGRKITTALQSLSRATIINEEVLNSMLKQICAALLEADVNIRLVKNLRENVRAVIDFDEMAGGLNKRRMIQSAVFKELVKLVDPGVKPYQPVKGKPNIIMFVGLQGSGKTTTCTKLAYHYLRKNWKSCLVCADTFRAGAYDQVKQNCTKARIPFYGSYTEVDPVVIASTGVDMFKKEGFEMIIVDTSGRHKQEESLFEEMLAVANAIKPDNIIFVMDATIGQACEAQAKAFKEKVDIGSVIITKLDGHAKGGGALSAVAATESPIIFIGTGEHIDDLEPFKTKPFINKLLGMGDIEGLLDKVNELKLDDNDDLLEKLKHGQFTLRAMYEQFQNIMKMGPFSQIMGMIPGFSQDLMSKGSEQESMAKLKRLMTIMDSMNEGELDHRDGAKLFSKQPTRITRVAQGSGVTERDVKDLIAQYTKFAAVVKKMGGIKGLFKGGDMAKNVNQTQMAKLNQQMAKMMDPRILQQMGGMSGLHNMMRQLQQGSSGMNNLMGGK